The following are from one region of the Achromobacter xylosoxidans genome:
- a CDS encoding 2-keto-4-pentenoate hydratase: MPASDLAALAREIKAAQDHASYIAPVTARRPRFDLDAAYDVAARIHQARLAEGALLVGRKIGFTNAAMWAALGVEFPVWGRVYEHSAVYDDTGEVHCRLGRYVEPRIEPEIVLHFHCAPPRTREPAAILECVDWIAHGFELVQSHYPAWQFQAADTVADNALHGALYIGPLMEPAELGPGLIERLADFRVELSCNGIRRETGTGANVLGSPLAALAHLLEVVGERPADEAIQAGELVTTGTLTKAYPVHAGETWSTRLDGIGLPGLRIVFDE, from the coding sequence ATGCCAGCTTCCGACCTCGCCGCGCTTGCCCGCGAAATCAAGGCGGCGCAGGACCATGCCTCTTACATTGCGCCGGTCACGGCACGGCGTCCGCGCTTCGACCTGGATGCCGCCTATGACGTGGCTGCTCGCATCCATCAGGCGCGGCTGGCCGAAGGCGCGCTGCTGGTCGGCCGCAAGATAGGTTTCACCAACGCCGCGATGTGGGCGGCGCTGGGCGTGGAATTTCCGGTGTGGGGGCGCGTCTATGAACACAGCGCGGTCTATGACGACACCGGCGAAGTCCATTGCCGCTTGGGCCGCTATGTCGAGCCGCGCATCGAACCCGAGATCGTGCTGCATTTCCATTGTGCACCGCCGCGCACGCGGGAGCCGGCCGCCATATTGGAATGCGTGGATTGGATCGCCCATGGGTTCGAACTGGTGCAGTCGCACTATCCCGCCTGGCAGTTCCAGGCCGCCGATACCGTGGCGGACAACGCCTTGCATGGCGCGCTGTACATCGGGCCGCTGATGGAGCCGGCCGAGCTCGGCCCGGGCCTGATCGAACGGCTGGCGGACTTCCGGGTGGAACTGTCCTGCAACGGCATCCGCCGTGAAACCGGTACCGGCGCCAACGTGTTGGGCAGTCCGCTGGCGGCGCTGGCCCATCTGCTGGAGGTGGTCGGGGAACGCCCGGCCGACGAGGCGATCCAGGCGGGCGAACTGGTCACGACCGGCACGTTGACCAAGGCCTATCCGGTGCACGCGGGCGAAACCTGGAGCACCAGGCTCGACGGCATCGGCTTGCCGGGCCTGCGCATCGTGTTCGACGAGTGA
- a CDS encoding LacI family DNA-binding transcriptional regulator, giving the protein MTHRPAPPSAPTYDDVLRVRPEGAAAPARAAAPAKPPRIEEVARLAGVSPITVSRALRQPEKVAQEKRDRILQVVAQTGYASNPHARALRSGQSSVVAAFVSNILSQQFALAVQGCAEVLEPQGYQLMVGQTSYSYAKETSMIASLRALRPAAVLFTGVIELEENRQSLRELGIPIMETWAYPRDPIDMLVGFSNYDGGVMAARHLAERGYRRVAFVARQGGRGELRRQGFNAAAAELGLQVVAELAVDNAQTIADGRAALGRLLAMGQAFDAVFCANDLLAVGALFEARDRKLAIPRDIAILGFGDTDIAREIEPGLSTIGVDSRKLGARAGELLLQRLNGGAPAARQEVFPLTLNQRASA; this is encoded by the coding sequence ATGACCCACCGGCCCGCGCCTCCTTCCGCCCCCACCTACGACGACGTGCTGCGCGTGCGTCCCGAGGGCGCCGCCGCGCCCGCGCGCGCGGCCGCCCCCGCCAAGCCGCCGCGCATCGAGGAAGTGGCCAGGCTGGCGGGCGTATCGCCCATCACGGTGTCGCGGGCCTTGCGCCAGCCCGAGAAAGTGGCTCAGGAAAAGCGCGACCGCATCCTGCAGGTGGTGGCGCAGACCGGCTATGCCTCGAATCCGCACGCGCGCGCCCTGCGTTCCGGGCAGTCCAGCGTGGTGGCGGCGTTCGTCTCCAACATCCTCAGCCAGCAGTTCGCGCTGGCCGTGCAGGGCTGCGCCGAAGTGCTGGAGCCGCAGGGCTATCAATTGATGGTCGGGCAGACCTCGTATTCCTACGCCAAGGAAACCAGCATGATCGCGTCGCTGCGCGCCTTGCGGCCCGCGGCGGTGCTGTTCACCGGCGTTATCGAGCTCGAGGAAAACCGCCAGTCGCTGCGCGAGCTGGGCATCCCCATCATGGAGACCTGGGCCTATCCGCGCGACCCGATCGATATGCTGGTGGGCTTTTCCAACTATGACGGCGGCGTCATGGCCGCGCGCCATCTGGCCGAACGCGGCTATCGCCGCGTCGCCTTCGTGGCGCGCCAGGGCGGCCGCGGCGAACTGCGGCGCCAGGGTTTCAATGCCGCCGCTGCCGAACTGGGCCTGCAGGTGGTGGCGGAACTGGCCGTGGACAATGCGCAAACCATCGCCGACGGACGCGCGGCCCTGGGCCGGTTGCTCGCCATGGGCCAGGCCTTCGACGCCGTGTTCTGCGCCAACGACCTGCTGGCGGTGGGCGCGCTGTTCGAGGCGCGCGACCGCAAGCTGGCGATTCCGCGCGACATCGCCATCCTGGGTTTCGGCGATACCGACATCGCCCGCGAAATCGAGCCCGGCCTGAGCACCATCGGCGTGGACAGCCGCAAGCTGGGCGCCCGCGCTGGAGAACTGCTGCTGCAACGCCTGAATGGCGGCGCGCCCGCCGCGCGCCAGGAAGTGTTCCCGCTGACCTTGAACCAGCGCGCCAGCGCCTAG
- a CDS encoding succinylglutamate desuccinylase/aspartoacylase family protein: MHTGLFHDIDFDADGKALSFLGTPYSVDRSPYYQIKTPICRIRNGSGPRVLLMAGNHGDEYEGEVALGRLIRRLDPARMRGEVTILPLANLPAVMAARRRSPLDNGNLNRAFPGVPGGTPTERLAHFLEHELFPRHDVVFDIHSGGTSMAHLPTALIELQDSPGRMARALDLMGSLGMGHAFVAANGRDAPTSMAAAARAGAIGISGEFGGGGTLTPATLAATQRAIDNLLQKLGVTDAPVLGPHQPGAPAMQLLELDSHEQNIFATRRGWFEPAVDIGASVRAGDVAGYYHDLNQLDAEEEVLRFRVSGIVISRRLHTDCESGDSLIQVARPVGQADILTPAA; the protein is encoded by the coding sequence ATGCATACCGGCCTGTTTCACGACATAGATTTCGATGCCGACGGCAAGGCGCTCAGTTTCCTGGGCACCCCCTATTCGGTGGACCGTTCGCCTTACTACCAGATCAAGACGCCCATCTGCCGCATCCGCAACGGCAGCGGCCCGCGCGTGCTGCTCATGGCGGGCAACCATGGCGACGAATACGAAGGCGAAGTCGCCCTGGGCCGGCTGATCCGCCGCCTGGATCCCGCCCGCATGCGCGGCGAGGTCACCATCCTGCCGCTCGCCAACCTGCCTGCTGTGATGGCGGCGCGGCGGCGCTCGCCGCTGGATAACGGCAACCTCAACCGCGCCTTCCCGGGCGTGCCCGGCGGCACCCCAACCGAGCGCCTGGCGCACTTCCTCGAACACGAACTGTTCCCGCGCCACGACGTGGTGTTCGACATCCATTCCGGCGGCACCTCGATGGCGCACCTGCCCACCGCCCTGATCGAGCTCCAGGACTCGCCCGGGCGCATGGCGCGCGCGCTGGACCTGATGGGCTCGCTAGGCATGGGCCACGCCTTCGTCGCCGCCAATGGCCGCGATGCGCCCACCTCCATGGCGGCGGCCGCGCGCGCCGGCGCGATCGGCATCAGCGGCGAGTTCGGCGGCGGCGGCACGCTGACGCCCGCCACGCTGGCCGCCACCCAGCGCGCCATCGACAACCTGCTGCAGAAGCTGGGCGTGACCGACGCGCCCGTGCTCGGCCCGCACCAGCCCGGCGCGCCCGCCATGCAGCTGCTGGAGCTGGACAGCCACGAACAGAACATCTTCGCCACCCGGCGCGGCTGGTTCGAGCCGGCGGTGGACATCGGAGCCAGCGTGCGCGCGGGCGACGTCGCGGGCTACTACCATGACCTCAACCAGCTGGACGCGGAAGAGGAAGTCCTGCGCTTCCGGGTATCGGGTATCGTGATTTCGCGGCGGCTGCATACCGACTGCGAATCCGGCGACAGCCTGATCCAGGTTGCGCGTCCCGTCGGCCAGGCTGATATCCTGACGCCTGCCGCCTGA
- a CDS encoding RidA family protein — protein sequence MIKRYKSGSRMSQAVSYNGFVFIAGQVADNRQGSLESQTREVLAKIEALLAEAGSDKSRLLAVDVFLPAIGDFDAMNRVYDAWVDPANPPARACVEARLADPDLRVEMTAVAALR from the coding sequence ATGATCAAACGCTACAAATCCGGCTCGCGCATGAGCCAGGCCGTCTCGTACAACGGCTTCGTGTTCATCGCCGGCCAGGTGGCCGACAATCGCCAGGGCTCGCTGGAATCGCAGACCCGCGAAGTGCTGGCCAAGATCGAAGCGCTGCTGGCCGAGGCCGGCAGCGACAAATCGCGCCTGCTGGCCGTGGACGTGTTCCTGCCCGCCATCGGCGACTTCGACGCCATGAACCGCGTCTACGACGCCTGGGTCGACCCCGCCAATCCGCCGGCCCGCGCCTGCGTCGAGGCCCGCCTGGCCGACCCCGACCTGCGGGTCGAAATGACCGCGGTCGCCGCGCTGCGCTAA
- a CDS encoding transporter substrate-binding domain-containing protein, translating to MKLFAKLAAAAAVCLSLAAPASAADKLQDVLGAGKLRVGVLMDAAPWGFKDAKGEAAGLDIDLAKLMAADMGVKLELVQVTGASRIPSLLAGKVDVLIAAAGATPERAQQVMFSQPYAAVNLGVYGGASMPQAKTVDELKGHSIAVAKGSTLDIWLTDNAPGAKLVRFEDTPSAVAAYLAGQSESFAENSAIALKVAEDNAAKAPELKFLIRQSPAHAAVQQGQQNLLNWINTFLFTNRLNGKLPALQQKWFKEAQTLPQM from the coding sequence ATGAAACTGTTCGCCAAGCTGGCCGCCGCCGCGGCCGTCTGTCTCTCCCTGGCCGCGCCCGCCTCGGCCGCCGACAAACTGCAGGACGTGCTGGGCGCGGGCAAGCTGCGCGTGGGCGTGCTGATGGACGCCGCGCCCTGGGGCTTCAAGGACGCCAAGGGCGAGGCCGCGGGCCTGGACATCGACCTGGCCAAGCTCATGGCCGCCGACATGGGCGTGAAGCTGGAGCTGGTGCAGGTCACCGGCGCCAGCCGCATTCCCAGCCTGCTGGCCGGCAAGGTCGACGTGCTGATCGCGGCCGCAGGCGCCACCCCGGAACGCGCCCAGCAGGTCATGTTCTCGCAGCCCTATGCCGCGGTGAACCTGGGCGTCTACGGCGGCGCCAGCATGCCGCAGGCCAAGACCGTGGACGAACTGAAGGGCCACAGCATCGCCGTCGCCAAGGGCTCCACGCTGGACATCTGGCTCACCGACAACGCGCCGGGCGCCAAGCTGGTGCGCTTCGAGGACACGCCTTCGGCCGTGGCCGCCTATCTGGCGGGACAGTCGGAATCGTTCGCCGAGAACAGCGCCATCGCGCTCAAGGTGGCCGAGGACAACGCCGCGAAGGCGCCCGAACTCAAGTTCCTCATCCGCCAATCGCCCGCCCACGCCGCCGTGCAGCAGGGCCAGCAGAACCTGCTGAACTGGATCAATACCTTCCTCTTCACCAACCGCCTGAACGGCAAGCTGCCGGCGCTGCAGCAAAAGTGGTTCAAGGAAGCCCAGACCCTGCCGCAGATGTAA
- a CDS encoding amino acid ABC transporter ATP-binding protein, whose amino-acid sequence MALVEVSNIHKRFGANAVLNGVSLEVNEGEIVTIIGRSGSGKSTLLRCLNALETVDDGDIRIGGERIHAGMPGLRQFRQRVGIVFQQFNLFPHLNVERNITLAPTLNGKIAKSQGRALALDVLRRVGLAEKIDAYPALLSGGQQQRVAIARCLAMAPQLMLFDEVTSALDPELVGEVLKVMEDMARQGMTMVLVTHEMAFARNVASKVVFMHQGRVWEQGPPAELFANPQTPELRQFIGTAAPSSH is encoded by the coding sequence ATGGCGCTCGTTGAAGTCTCCAACATCCACAAACGCTTCGGCGCCAACGCGGTGCTCAACGGCGTCTCGCTCGAGGTCAACGAAGGCGAGATCGTCACCATCATCGGCCGCTCCGGCTCGGGCAAGTCCACCCTGCTGCGCTGCCTGAACGCGTTGGAGACGGTGGACGACGGCGACATCCGCATCGGCGGCGAACGGATCCACGCCGGCATGCCCGGCCTGCGCCAGTTCCGCCAGCGCGTGGGCATCGTGTTCCAGCAGTTCAACCTGTTTCCGCACCTGAACGTGGAGCGCAACATCACGCTGGCGCCCACGCTCAACGGCAAGATCGCCAAGTCGCAGGGCCGCGCGCTGGCGCTGGACGTGCTGCGCCGCGTCGGCCTGGCCGAAAAGATCGACGCCTATCCGGCCCTGCTGTCGGGCGGCCAGCAGCAACGCGTGGCGATCGCGCGCTGCCTGGCCATGGCGCCGCAACTGATGCTGTTCGACGAAGTCACCTCGGCGCTGGACCCCGAGCTGGTGGGCGAGGTGCTGAAGGTCATGGAAGACATGGCGCGCCAGGGCATGACCATGGTGCTGGTGACGCATGAAATGGCCTTCGCCCGCAACGTCGCCTCCAAGGTCGTGTTCATGCACCAGGGCCGCGTCTGGGAACAAGGCCCGCCCGCCGAACTCTTCGCCAACCCCCAAACCCCCGAGCTGCGCCAGTTCATCGGCACGGCCGCGCCTTCCTCCCACTAA
- a CDS encoding amino acid ABC transporter permease has translation MRTFTLSDFASLLSALQWTVALVLIALAIGAPLGLGLALLRGHRSAPLRWLAAAMQQLVQGVPLLGLLMFFYFGMPVFLGIEVPALTAVSVAFIIYTAAFLGQIWYGGIQAVKHEQWEAAACLGLSKWHQFRHVIAPQAFRLSLPPTVGFLVQLVKGTSLASVVGFVELARAGQIASAATFQPLLVYSCVALLYFAACLPLTMWARNLEGRFHGAR, from the coding sequence ATGCGTACGTTTACCCTGAGTGATTTCGCCTCCCTGCTCAGCGCGCTGCAATGGACCGTGGCCCTGGTGCTGATCGCGCTGGCCATCGGCGCGCCGCTGGGCCTGGGGCTGGCGCTGCTGCGCGGCCACCGTTCGGCGCCGCTGCGCTGGCTGGCCGCGGCCATGCAGCAACTGGTCCAGGGCGTGCCGCTCCTGGGCCTGCTGATGTTCTTCTACTTCGGCATGCCGGTGTTCCTGGGCATCGAGGTGCCCGCGCTGACCGCCGTCAGCGTCGCCTTCATCATCTACACGGCGGCCTTCCTGGGCCAGATCTGGTACGGCGGCATCCAGGCCGTGAAGCACGAGCAATGGGAAGCGGCCGCCTGCCTGGGTCTGTCCAAGTGGCACCAGTTCCGCCACGTGATCGCGCCGCAGGCGTTTCGCCTGTCGCTGCCGCCCACCGTGGGCTTCCTGGTGCAGCTCGTCAAGGGTACCTCGCTGGCCTCGGTGGTGGGCTTTGTCGAACTGGCGCGCGCCGGGCAGATCGCCAGCGCGGCCACCTTCCAGCCCTTGCTGGTCTATTCCTGCGTCGCGTTGCTGTACTTCGCGGCGTGCCTGCCCCTGACGATGTGGGCCCGTAACCTGGAGGGCCGCTTCCATGGCGCTCGTTGA
- a CDS encoding amino acid ABC transporter permease: MQQLNFQQIWRYREQLWDGIQVTLELTVIAVVAGLAIGLAGALLTRHGPRPVKLALRAYVEVFRNTPSLIQLFVVFFILPGLGLRMPPFVAAALALSLYFGAYAIEILRAGLDSIPRSQIEAGHCLGLSTWQVYRHIVLAPALRNVYPALGTQLVILLLGTSLASQVSAEDLFHAGSFIESRTYRSFEVYAVICGIYFTLVLITKALLALAGSLAFTWPVRR; the protein is encoded by the coding sequence ATGCAACAGCTGAACTTCCAACAGATCTGGCGCTACCGCGAACAGCTCTGGGACGGCATCCAGGTCACGCTGGAGCTGACCGTCATCGCCGTGGTCGCGGGGCTGGCCATCGGCCTGGCCGGCGCCCTGCTGACGCGCCATGGTCCCAGGCCGGTCAAGCTGGCGCTGCGCGCCTATGTCGAGGTGTTCCGCAACACGCCGTCGCTGATCCAGCTGTTCGTCGTGTTCTTCATCCTGCCGGGGCTGGGCCTGCGCATGCCGCCCTTCGTGGCCGCGGCGCTGGCACTCAGCCTGTATTTCGGGGCCTACGCCATCGAGATCCTGCGCGCCGGCCTGGACTCCATTCCACGCAGCCAGATCGAGGCCGGCCATTGCCTGGGCCTGAGCACCTGGCAGGTGTACCGCCACATCGTGCTCGCGCCCGCCTTGCGCAACGTCTACCCCGCGCTGGGCACGCAGCTGGTCATCCTGCTGCTCGGCACCTCGCTGGCCTCTCAGGTATCGGCCGAGGACCTGTTCCATGCCGGCAGCTTCATCGAAAGCCGCACCTACCGCAGCTTCGAGGTCTATGCCGTGATCTGCGGCATCTATTTCACGCTGGTGCTGATCACCAAGGCCTTGCTGGCCCTGGCCGGCAGCCTGGCCTTCACCTGGCCCGTGCGCCGCTAG
- a CDS encoding alanine racemase, with the protein MNPFLETLLDTPLDDTYRGIPPGEPAVPLRGVAARGWQPRSGNMALPVLTLDEAAFAHNVEQIFQYARSHGAALAPHAKTPMSPQIVQRLLDAGAWGATVANLQQAAVLLRAGVSRLMLGNEIGGAASGARLGKLLAGYPDARLLAFADSADTVRSLAAAAAEAGRPVEVLVEVGGGRAGARDDAAVAAILAAIREQGDKLALAGVATYEGAVASSDAALTASNIAALMERAARAFKAVRALAPHAPLVFTAGGSAFFDHVTQAAKGWLAEDGNAQLVLRSGAIFFHDHGTYQRALQAMDARAGFQVNGQARNAAADFRPALRLWGEVLSRPESGLAICGFGMRDVSYDQDLPAPLAAFRGGAALPGWDMQARVTRLNDQHAFLAIAPDSELAPGDVIEFGISHPCTCLDRWRVFFGLDADGRVQSAYRTFFG; encoded by the coding sequence ATGAATCCCTTCCTGGAAACCCTGCTCGATACTCCACTGGACGACACCTACCGGGGCATTCCTCCGGGCGAACCCGCCGTCCCGCTGCGCGGCGTCGCAGCCCGGGGCTGGCAGCCCAGGAGCGGCAACATGGCCCTGCCCGTCCTGACGCTGGATGAGGCCGCCTTCGCCCACAACGTCGAGCAGATCTTCCAGTACGCCCGCAGCCACGGCGCGGCGCTGGCGCCGCATGCCAAGACGCCGATGTCGCCGCAGATCGTGCAGCGCCTGCTCGACGCAGGCGCCTGGGGCGCCACCGTCGCCAACCTGCAGCAGGCCGCCGTGCTGTTGCGCGCCGGCGTATCCCGCCTGATGCTGGGTAACGAGATCGGCGGCGCGGCCAGCGGCGCCCGCCTGGGCAAGCTGCTTGCAGGCTACCCCGACGCGCGCCTGCTGGCGTTCGCGGACTCCGCCGACACCGTGCGTTCGCTGGCCGCCGCGGCCGCTGAAGCCGGCCGGCCCGTGGAGGTGCTGGTGGAAGTCGGCGGCGGCCGCGCGGGCGCGCGCGACGATGCCGCGGTCGCGGCCATCCTGGCCGCGATCCGCGAGCAGGGCGACAAGCTCGCGCTGGCGGGCGTGGCCACCTACGAAGGCGCCGTCGCCAGCTCGGACGCGGCGCTCACCGCCAGCAATATCGCCGCGCTGATGGAGCGCGCCGCCCGCGCGTTCAAGGCAGTGCGCGCGCTGGCGCCGCACGCGCCGCTGGTGTTCACCGCGGGCGGCTCGGCCTTCTTCGACCATGTCACGCAGGCGGCCAAGGGCTGGCTGGCCGAGGACGGCAATGCCCAGCTGGTGCTGCGCAGCGGCGCCATCTTCTTCCATGACCACGGCACCTACCAGCGCGCGCTGCAGGCCATGGACGCCCGCGCGGGCTTCCAGGTCAACGGCCAGGCGCGCAACGCCGCCGCCGACTTCCGGCCGGCCCTGCGCCTGTGGGGCGAAGTCCTGTCGCGCCCGGAATCGGGCCTGGCGATCTGCGGCTTCGGCATGCGCGACGTGTCCTACGACCAGGACCTGCCCGCGCCGCTGGCCGCCTTCCGCGGCGGCGCGGCCCTGCCCGGCTGGGATATGCAAGCCCGCGTCACGCGGCTCAACGACCAGCACGCCTTCCTCGCCATCGCGCCGGACAGCGAGCTGGCGCCAGGTGACGTGATCGAGTTCGGCATCTCGCATCCCTGCACCTGTCTGGACCGCTGGCGCGTCTTCTTCGGCCTGGACGCGGACGGCCGCGTGCAGTCGGCCTACCGCACGTTCTTCGGATAA
- a CDS encoding AraC family transcriptional regulator, producing the protein MTITSALAASVAVPALDVAYEPARRELLCTLERMTGDLEGSLDTPIEGLFLHRISQPTGAKPGLQKAALGVIAQGSKRLLIGDEAYEYDPFHYLISSVDLPVVAKVSVASPTLPYLGLRLDLNVEEITALISDDSLPPQPPAEAARALCVNPLGGALLDAVLRLLRLLDTPRDIPILAPLVKRELLYRLLMNGQGAVLRQSVLQDSQLNRVAKAIRILRDNYALPLRVEEIARDVHMSVSSLHHHFKQATAMSPLQYQKHLRLQEARRLMLTDDAGVALAAHSVGYESSSQFSREYSRLFGSPPLRDKQRWKDETASAPA; encoded by the coding sequence ATGACCATCACATCCGCACTTGCCGCCAGCGTCGCCGTCCCGGCCCTGGACGTCGCCTATGAGCCGGCGCGGCGCGAACTGCTCTGCACGCTGGAACGCATGACCGGAGACCTGGAGGGTTCGCTGGACACGCCCATCGAGGGCCTGTTCCTGCACCGCATTTCGCAGCCCACCGGCGCCAAGCCCGGACTGCAGAAAGCCGCCCTGGGCGTTATCGCCCAGGGATCCAAGCGCCTGCTCATCGGCGATGAAGCCTACGAGTACGACCCCTTCCATTACCTGATTTCCTCGGTGGATCTACCGGTCGTGGCCAAGGTGTCCGTCGCCAGCCCGACCCTGCCCTATCTGGGCTTGCGGCTGGACCTGAACGTAGAGGAGATCACCGCGCTGATCAGCGACGACAGCCTGCCGCCGCAACCGCCGGCCGAGGCCGCGCGCGCGCTTTGCGTCAATCCGCTGGGCGGCGCGCTGCTGGACGCGGTGCTGCGCCTGTTGCGCCTGCTGGACACGCCGCGCGACATTCCCATCCTGGCGCCCCTGGTCAAGCGCGAACTGCTGTACCGCCTGCTGATGAACGGCCAGGGTGCGGTGCTGCGCCAGTCGGTGCTGCAGGACAGCCAGCTCAACCGCGTGGCCAAGGCCATCCGCATCCTGCGCGACAACTATGCCCTGCCCCTGCGCGTGGAAGAGATCGCGCGCGACGTGCACATGAGCGTGTCCTCGCTGCATCATCATTTCAAGCAGGCCACCGCCATGAGCCCGCTGCAATACCAGAAGCACCTGCGCCTGCAGGAAGCGCGGCGCCTGATGCTGACCGATGACGCCGGCGTGGCGCTGGCGGCCCATTCCGTGGGCTACGAAAGCTCGTCGCAATTCAGCCGCGAATACAGCCGCCTGTTCGGTTCGCCACCTTTGCGCGACAAGCAGCGCTGGAAGGACGAAACCGCCTCGGCGCCAGCCTGA
- a CDS encoding aldo/keto reductase, translating to MRYKKFGSTGLFVSELCLGTMTFGGEGELWSKIGSLQQEDANRLVGRALDAGVNFIDTADVYSEGRSEVITGQALRDLKVAREDVVIATKVFGQTGAGVNARGNSRSHIMDGVKKSLSRLQLDHIDLYQIHGFDPATPVEETVRALDNLVQHGHVRYVGVSNWAAWQIMKALGIAERLGLARFESLQAYYTIAGRDLEREIVPMLQSEGVGLMVWSPLAGGLLSGKYSRDGQAEAGSRRAAFDFPPVDQERAYDSIEVLRRVAGARGVSVAQVALAWLLHQQAVTSVIIGAKRVEQLDDNLAATAIRLTADELAELDQVSALPPEYPGWMHVRQGEYRRKQLSESGAA from the coding sequence ATGCGGTACAAGAAATTCGGAAGCACCGGCCTGTTCGTGTCGGAACTCTGCCTGGGTACCATGACCTTCGGCGGCGAAGGCGAACTGTGGAGCAAGATCGGCAGCCTGCAGCAGGAAGACGCCAACCGGCTGGTGGGCCGCGCATTGGATGCCGGCGTCAATTTCATCGACACGGCCGACGTGTACTCCGAGGGCCGCTCGGAGGTCATCACCGGGCAGGCGCTGCGCGACCTGAAGGTGGCGCGCGAGGACGTCGTGATCGCGACCAAGGTGTTCGGACAGACGGGCGCCGGCGTCAATGCGCGCGGCAACTCGCGCTCGCACATCATGGACGGCGTCAAGAAGAGCCTGTCGCGCCTGCAGCTGGATCATATCGACCTCTACCAGATCCATGGCTTCGATCCCGCCACGCCGGTGGAAGAAACGGTCAGGGCGCTGGACAATCTGGTGCAGCATGGCCACGTGCGCTATGTCGGCGTGTCCAACTGGGCCGCCTGGCAGATCATGAAGGCGCTGGGCATCGCTGAACGCCTGGGGCTGGCGCGCTTCGAATCGCTGCAGGCCTATTACACGATCGCCGGCCGCGACCTGGAGCGCGAGATCGTGCCCATGCTGCAAAGCGAAGGCGTGGGCCTGATGGTATGGAGTCCGCTGGCGGGCGGCCTGCTCAGCGGCAAGTACAGCCGCGACGGGCAGGCCGAAGCCGGCAGCCGCCGCGCCGCCTTCGACTTCCCGCCGGTGGATCAGGAACGCGCTTATGACAGCATCGAGGTCCTGCGGCGCGTCGCCGGCGCGCGCGGCGTATCGGTGGCGCAGGTAGCCCTGGCCTGGCTGCTGCACCAGCAGGCCGTGACCAGCGTCATCATCGGCGCCAAGCGCGTGGAGCAGCTGGACGACAATCTGGCGGCCACGGCGATACGCCTGACGGCGGACGAACTGGCCGAACTCGACCAGGTCAGCGCCCTGCCGCCGGAGTATCCGGGCTGGATGCATGTGCGCCAGGGCGAATACCGGCGCAAGCAGCTGAGCGAATCCGGCGCGGCGTAA
- a CDS encoding thiopurine S-methyltransferase, giving the protein MDAEFWLERWREGRTHFHQSRVTPLLQKYWPTLGVPKDGRVLVPLCGKSLDMVWIAAQGHSVLGVELSQLAVEQFFEENELKPLTHVSVYGKHYVAGSIEIICGDIFKLDAQLLSHCVGAYDRAALVALPDTMRADYVRHVYGNLSPAYQGLLITLDYPQEEMPGPPFSVVDSEVQNIFAGVSPARIIDRRDILEKEPKFLAAGVSRLDTVVYHLGAHE; this is encoded by the coding sequence ATGGACGCGGAATTCTGGCTGGAGCGTTGGCGCGAAGGGCGCACGCATTTTCATCAATCGCGGGTCACGCCGCTATTGCAGAAGTATTGGCCGACGCTGGGCGTACCCAAGGACGGCCGGGTGCTGGTGCCGCTTTGCGGCAAGTCGCTGGACATGGTGTGGATCGCGGCCCAGGGGCATTCCGTGCTGGGCGTCGAGCTGTCGCAGCTCGCGGTCGAACAATTCTTCGAGGAAAACGAGCTCAAGCCGCTCACGCACGTGTCCGTCTATGGCAAGCACTACGTGGCGGGCAGCATCGAAATCATCTGCGGCGACATCTTCAAACTAGACGCGCAACTGCTGTCGCATTGCGTGGGCGCCTATGACCGCGCCGCGCTGGTGGCGTTGCCCGATACCATGCGCGCGGACTACGTGCGCCACGTCTACGGCAATCTGTCGCCCGCCTACCAGGGACTGCTGATCACGCTGGATTATCCGCAGGAAGAAATGCCGGGGCCGCCGTTCTCTGTCGTGGACAGCGAAGTGCAGAACATCTTTGCGGGCGTGTCGCCCGCCAGGATCATCGATCGCCGCGACATCCTGGAAAAGGAACCGAAGTTCCTGGCGGCCGGCGTCAGCCGGCTGGACACGGTGGTCTACCACCTGGGCGCGCACGAGTGA